ATCTAAATTCATAATCGTACTTCTACTCCTCTCTCTCTCAAGTACTCTTTGACTTCACGGACACGGAACTGTCCGTAATGGAATACCGAGGCCGCCAGCACAGCATCTGCTTTGCCTTTGGTCAATACTTCGTAAAAATGTTCTAGCTTGCCTGCACCGCCCGAGGCGATGACAGGAACGGATACAGCTTCCGATACGGCACGTGTAAGCGCAATATCATAGCCGTCTTTCGTACCGTCTGCATCCATGCTCGTCAAGAGAATTTCTCCCGCACCGAGCGCCGTTGCTTCGCGCACCCATTCGAGCACATCAAGGCCTGTCGGTGTACGACCGCCGTTGATATAGACTTCCCATTTATTGTCGCCGACACGTTTGGCATCGACAGCCAAAACGGTGCATTGACGACCAAAGAGCGTGGCACATTCACGCAAGATGGCCGGATTTTTGATAGCCGCTGTATTGAACGATACCTTGTCCGCACCTGCTTGAAGCATCTTGCGAACATCTTCGACTGTGCGGATACCACCGCCGACAGTCAACGGCATAAATACTTCCGACGCTGTTTTGTCAACGACCTCGCGCATCGTAGCACGTTCTTCTACCGATGCCGTGATATCGAGAAATACGAGTTCGTCGGCACCCTCGAGGTCATATTTCGCCGCAAGCTCAACAGGATCGCCCGCATCACGTAGACCGACGAAGTTCGTTCCTTTTACGACAC
This genomic window from Selenomonadales bacterium contains:
- the hisF gene encoding imidazole glycerol phosphate synthase subunit HisF, producing MYTKRIIPCLDVKEGRVVKGTNFVGLRDAGDPVELAAKYDLEGADELVFLDITASVEERATMREVVDKTASEVFMPLTVGGGIRTVEDVRKMLQAGADKVSFNTAAIKNPAILRECATLFGRQCTVLAVDAKRVGDNKWEVYINGGRTPTGLDVLEWVREATALGAGEILLTSMDADGTKDGYDIALTRAVSEAVSVPVIASGGAGKLEHFYEVLTKGKADAVLAASVFHYGQFRVREVKEYLRERGVEVRL